From Planctomycetota bacterium, the proteins below share one genomic window:
- a CDS encoding DinB family protein, translating into MTSDPLDILLRHFAWANRVVLDACRPLSREQLHQSFDIGLGSVHATVLHIVCCVEGWTQRAQGNPWTTQDAEAAASDSAIAIDALIARSDRATHAIGQFTEELRRNDQLGYVHESTFHPKDAPPVTVRFTNGAAITHCLVHGQYHRAQAVNMLRRLGVTPLPEVDIMDWHHEVEGNAP; encoded by the coding sequence GTGACGAGCGATCCACTCGACATCCTGCTTCGGCACTTCGCGTGGGCCAACCGCGTCGTCCTCGACGCGTGCCGACCGCTGTCACGCGAGCAGCTCCACCAGTCATTCGACATCGGCCTCGGCAGCGTCCACGCGACAGTGCTTCACATTGTCTGCTGCGTCGAGGGCTGGACGCAACGCGCCCAAGGCAACCCCTGGACGACACAGGACGCCGAAGCGGCAGCTTCGGATTCAGCCATTGCGATCGACGCGCTCATCGCTCGGAGCGACCGTGCAACCCATGCGATCGGTCAATTCACCGAGGAACTTCGTCGAAACGACCAGCTCGGCTACGTCCACGAGAGCACCTTTCACCCGAAGGACGCACCTCCGGTGACCGTCCGCTTCACCAACGGGGCGGCCATCACGCACTGTCTCGTCCACGGTCAGTACCACCGCGCCCAAGCCGTCAACATGCTTCGCCGTCTGGGTGTCACCCCGTTGCCCGAGGTCGACATCATGGACTGGCACCACGAAGTCGAAGGAAACGCACCATGA